The Rhodococcus sp. B50 DNA window GACGCCTTCCCCCTGATGGAGCAGTCCATCACCCAGGAGGAATGGCACGACATCTCGATGCGGGCGTTCGGGCAACTGGACAAACGCGAGGTCTCCGAGATGCTGCCCTACCTCTTCGAGGGAGCACCGAAGGACCGCGTGGCCATCGTGCTGAAGAGTCTCCCGGTACCGGTACGGGTGCTCAACCGGTTCTGGTGGACCCCGCGCTACGCACGGGCGCGCCGTTGGGAGTGAAGGACGACCTCAGGCGGTCGGCTCGCACGCCCCGCGCAGGCTGCATGCACCGCACGAGGTACCGCAGCCGGCCGTCTCCTCGGGCTTGGTCGCCGCGGCGACCCGCGCTGCGACGGATCCACCGGCCCCGGCGGTGAGCAGGGCGGCCACCACGGTGACGATCACCGCGATGATCCCGGCGACGGTGGGCAGGGTCAGCGACGCGACCGCGCCGACGGCGAGCAGTACCGCAGAACCCAGCATGCTGGGTGCGGCGACCTTGTTGGCCAGCGCGAACGCGTCGTCGTCACGCAGCGACTCCGGGGTGCGCACACCGGCCCAGCGGTTGCGCGGGAGCTTGCCGGTCAGTGCCGCGACACCCACCGCGCCGACGACGAGAGCGAGCACGAAGAGCAGGACAGCGACGATGAGCACCCGACCAGGATACGCGTCGGGCGGTGCCACCGGTCCGTGCGGGTGGGGGCACGTTCTACCCTGGTGGGAGCCCTCACACGCCCGGCCGAGTAGATAGTGATCATCGTGACCCGTCCCGTACAGACTTCCCAGCAGGAACCCGGCAGCACCCCACAGCATCGGTACACCGCCGAGCTCGCGGGGCGGATCGAGCAGCGCTGGCAGGAGCTGTGGCGCGAGCGCGGCACCTTCCATGCCCCCAATCCGGTCGGCGATCTCGCCGGCGACGTTCCGGCCGACAAGCTGTTCGTGCAGGACATGTTTCCGTATCCGTCGGGCTCGGGTCTGCACGTGGGCCATCCGCTCGGCTACATCGCCACCGACGTGTACGCGCGGTTCCATCGCATGCAGGGCCGCAACGTGCTGCATGCCCTCGGCTACGACGCCTTCGGTCTGCCGGCCGAGCAATACGCCGTGCAGACGGGCACGCACCCGCGCACGACCACCGAGGCGAACATCACGAACATGAAGCGCCAGCTCGGTCGCCTCGGGCTCGGGCACGACGACCGTCGCTCGGTCGCGACCACCGACGTCGACTTCTACCACTGGACGCAGTGGATCTTCCTGACGATCTACAACGCCTGGTACGACCGCGAGGCCGGCCGTGCCCGCCGCATCTCCGAACTCGTGGCCGAGTTCGAGGGTGGCACCCGCAGCCTCGAGGACGGCCGCGGCTGGGCGTCGCTGTCGGAGGCCGAGCGCGCCGACGTCATCGACTCGTATCGTCTGGTGTACCGGTCGGATTCGCTCGTCAACTGGTGCCCCGGCCTGGGAACGGTGCTCGCGAACGAGGAGGTCACGGCCGACGGACGTTCCGAGCGCGGCAACTTCCCCGTCTTCCGGAAGAACCTGCGGCAGTGGATGATGCGCATCACGGCGTACTCCGACCGCCTCATCGACGATCTCGAGTATCTGGACTGGCCCGAGAAGGTCAAGTCGATGCAGCGCAACTGGATCGGCCGTTCGCACGGTGCGCAGGTGAAGTTCGCTGTTGCCGAACATGATTCGGCGATCGAGGTGTTCACCACCCGCCCCGACACCCTGTTCGGGGCCAGCTACGTGACCCTCGCTCCCGAACACGAGCTCGTCGACCGGATCGCCGGTGCGTCGTGGCCCGAGGGCGTGGACGAGCGGTGGACCGGCGGTGCCGCCGATCCGGCTTCCGCGGTCGCGGCCTACCGCGCCTCGATCGCCGCGAAGTCCGATCTCGAGCGGCAGGAGTCGAAGGAGAAGACCGGTGTCTTCCTCGGCGCCTATGCCGTGAACCCGGTCAACGGCGAGAAGCTGCCGATCTTCATCGCCGACTACGTCCTCACCGGCTACGGCACCGGCGCGATCATGGCCGTGCCCGGCCACGATCAGCGCGACTGGGAGTTCGCGACCGCTTTCGGTCTGCCGATCCGTGAGGTCATCGCCGGTGGCGACGTCACCGTCGAGGCCTACACCGGCGACGGTGCACTGGTGAACTCCGGGCTGCTCGACGGTCTCGACGTCGCCGAGGCGAAGAAGACGATCGTCGCGAAGCTCGAAGCGGACGGTGCCGGTCGCGGCACCATCCAGTACAAGCTCCGCGACTGGCTGTTCGCGCGGCAGCGGTACTGGGGCGAGCCGTTCCCGATCGTCTACGACGAGCAGGGACGTGCGCACGCGCTCCCCGAATCGGCTCTGCCGGTGGAGCTTCCGGAGGTGGAGGACTACGCGCCGGTCTCCTTCGATCCGGACGACGCCGACTCCGAGCCGTCGCCTCCGCTCGCGAAGGCCACCGACTGGGTGAACGTCGAACTCGACCTCGGCGACGGCCTGCAGCGCTATACGCGCGACACGAACGTCATGCCGCAGTGGGCCGGCAGCTCGTGGTACCAGCTGCGTTACATCGACCCCACAAACTCGGATGCCTTCTGCAACAAGGAGAACGAGGCCTACTGGACCGGTCCCCGGCCGGAGGCGCACGGCCCTGACGATCCGGGCGGTGTCGACCTGTACGTCGGCGGTGTCGAGCACGCGGTGCTGCACCTGCTGTACGCGCGGTTCTGGCACAAGGTGCTCTTCGACCTCGGTTACGTCACCTCCTCGGAGCCCTACCGTCGCCTGTTCAACCAGGGCTACATCCAGGCCTACGCCTACACCGACTCGCGTGGTGTGTACGTGCCGGCCGACGAGGTCGTCGAACGCGACGGCACGTTCTACTGGACGGGCCCGGACGGTGAGCAGGAAGTCGCCCGTGAGTACGGGAAGATGGGCAAGTCGCTCAAGAACTCTGTCGGCCCCGACCAGATCTGCGACGACTACGGTGCCGACACCCTGCGCGTCTACGAGATGTCGATGGGTCCGCTCGACCAGTCGCGTCCGTGGGCGACCAAGGATGTCGTCGGTGCGCAGCGGTTCCTGCAGCGTGCGTGGCGTCTCGTCGTCGACGAGGAGAGCGGCGACCTGCGCGTCACCGACGAGTCCCCGGGCGACGACACTTTGCGGGCGCTCAACAAGGCGGTGGAGGGTGTGTCCGACGACTACGCCCACCTGCGCGACAACACGGCGATCGCCAAGCTCATCGAGTACACGAACCACCTGACGAAGCAGTACCCGTCGGGTGCTCCGCGTAGCGCCGTCGAACCGCTCGTGCTGATGCTCGCGCCGGTCGCCCCGCACCTCGCCGAGGAGCTGTGGTCGCGGCTCGGCCACACCGAATCGCTTGCGCACGGCCCGTTCCCGGTCGCCGATGAGAAGTGGCTCGTCGAGGACACCGTCGAGTATCCGATCCAGGTCAACGGCAAGGTGCGCAGCCGCATCACCGTCCCGGCCGACGCCACCCCCGACGCGATCGAGGCAGCCGCGCTCGCGGACGAGAAGATCGTCGACCTGCTCGGCGGTGCCGCACCGCGCAAGGTGATCGTGGTTCCCGGCAAGATGGTCAATGTCGTGAAGTAGCAACTGCTTCCGAGGGACGAGACCCCCGGCGCGCACGATGCGCCGGGGGTCTCGTCGATCTGCGGCCGGGGATCAGGGATGCTTGTGCTCGATCTTCTCGAACTCGGCGACCTCGCCCGCATCGTGTGCGCGCTCCTCCGCTTCCTTCGCCTCGAGCTGCTTGGCGACGGCGTCCTTGAGGGAGACCTTGGCAGGCTCGGCGGCCTCCTCCTCGGCCCTGCGAATCCGCTCCTCGTCCTTCTTCTTCGCGGTCTCGGCGGCGCTACGCTTCGCGGCGGCCTCCTGATCGGCCTTCGCGGTCTCGGCGGCCTTCTTCTGCTCCGCCTCCTTCTCCGCCTGCTTCGCGCGTGCCTGCGCACGCTCCCGGGCCTGCTGGACTTCCTTCTCGCGGTCGCGCCGCGCGGCTTCCTGCTCGGCAGCGGCACGTTCACGGGTCCGACGGAGTTCGGCGTCCGCCGCGCGCTTCTCGGCCGCGGCCTGGGCGTCGAGCTTCTCGGCGCGCTTCACCGCGTCGGCGCGTTCGGTGGCGAGGGCCCCGCGCGTGGCGATCTCCCGATCGTCGAGCACGCTGCCGACGATGCCGTCCAGCATGCCCAGTCCCCGCTCGTACATCAGGCGCGGCGGGGCGTCGGTGGGCAGGAACCGCAACTGCTGTTCGATCAATCCCAACGGGAAACGGGCGATCTTGTACTGCAGCCGCAGGACGCTCTTGGGCAGGGTGGTGAGGTTCATGGGCGCATCTCCAACTTCGATGGGGGTACAGCTCCGGTAGGGAATAGCGGTGGTGGGTTCGTCAGCGATCCCGCTCGTCGGTGTCCTGCTCGGTCAGGGCGTGATCGAGGGCTTCGGCCTTGCGCCGTTCCTGCTCGGCCTCGAGACGGGCACGTTCGGCGTCATGGGAGGCTGCGCGGTGGTCTTCCTGTGCCGCCGAGACCTCCGCAGCGGCATCCGTGACCTGGGCATTCTCCTCGCGACGTGCCTGCGCTTCCGCAGCCGTGGCCTCGCGGGCGGCGTCGGACTGCTCCCGGACCACTTTCTCCTGATGTTCGAGTTCGGCGGCCTGTTTGCGGATCCGTGCCTCCCGCTCGGCCTGCGACTCCGCGACCTCGGTCCGGTGCTGCACGGCCTCGCGTTCCTGCTGTCCGGCTTCGCGCACGGCGTCGAGTCGTTCCACAGCCTCGGCGCTCTCGGCCTCCGCCATATGGGAGAGGGTGTCGGCCTTCCGGGTCTGCCGGGCCTGCTCCTGCTCGAGACGGCCTTCGGTGGTGAGGGAATCGTTGCCGGTCAGGGCCCCGGCGACCTCCTTCGCCTTGCCGACCACGGTCTGCTTCAACCCGAGACGTGCCTTGTCGGATGCGCTGTCTTCGGCCACGGTCATCTCCTTCCGTACGGGACACGAAGGGGACGGGCCCCATGGGGTGGGGTAGCCAGGCGCGACGGCCTTCAATCCTCGAGAGACTCGAGAGGCTGGATGTGTGCGCCGACGAAGTCGACGACATCACCCAGGACCTCGTCGCGATTCGTCTCGTTGAAGATCTCGTGCCGCGCGTGGGGATAGGTCTTCGACGAGGACCCGCGACCTGCGAACGACGACCATCCGGTCGCGCTGCCGTCCAAGGGAACGAGCCGATCGTCCTCGCCGTGCAGCCACAGCACGGGCACGTCGTCGACGGTGCCGGCGGCGGTGATGGTGTCGATGCAGGACTTCAGCGCCTGCACGGTGGTGCGCTTGAACGGCCCGTGCCAGACGAGCGGGTCGGCCACGTAGGCGCGACCCACCTCGGGGTCGCGGGAGAGGGTCGACGGGTCGATGGGGGTATCCGGGATCTCCTCGGCCGCGAGCAGGGCATCGGCCGCCGCCCACCTGCCGAGTACCGGACCGGACAGGACGACGGCGGCCAGCTCCGAACCGTATCGCTGCGCGTACCGGGCGGCGATCATGCCGCCCATCGAGTGCCCGATGAGCACGACCGGCAGGTCGGGATGCTCGCGTCGCGCCGTGAGATCGAGCAGCCGGAAGTCGTCGACCACCTTCTCGAAGTCGTCGATCAGTACACGTTCGCCGTCGCTGAGACCGTGACCGACGTGGTCCACCGCGTAGACGGCGGCTCCGTCGGCGACGAGGCGCGTAGCTACGTATTCGTAACGTCCGCAGTGCTCGCCGTAGCCGTGGCACACCAGCGCCACGTAGCGCGGGGCCTCGCCGACCCATGTGCGCGCTGCGAGAGCGCCGGCGTGTCCGTCGAGGGTGAAGGCGACAGCGTCGATCATCGGTTCTCCGATCGTTCCGGGTGATGGCGATGTCATCGTCCTCCGGCGCGGGGTCTTCCGAGTGGGAATCGCGAGTGCATCCGCAGATCCCCTCCACTACCGTCGAATTGAAACGTGTTCCAGATTCGAACGAGCGAAGGGGACCACATGGCACCGAGCAGGGACGCGATCCGCGCCACCGTCGAGAATTACGTCAAGGCTGTGGCCACGGGCACCGTGGACGACGTTCTCGCCCTGTATGCGGCGGACGCCACGGTCGAGGATCCGGTCGGCACGCCCGTTCGCACCACCGAGGCCGAGATCCGCGAGTTCTACGGAGTGGTCGAACCGCTCACTCAGACCGGTGGAGTGATCACCCTCAAGATCGCGGAGAACAACGCGGCCTTCGTGTTCCGCCTGGTCACGCACCTGGGTGAGCAGGATCTCGTCATGGAGGTGATCGACGTGATGACCTTCGACGACGACGCGAAGATCACGAGCATGAGGGCGTTCTGGAGCCAGGAGGACATGCAGACCGTTCCCGCCTCCTGATGGGAAGCCGCATCGTCGAAGTCGATGGTTTCACGTGGAACATCGACGATCACGGCGACGGACCCGCGGTCGTCCTGTGCCACGGATTCCCCGGACTCGGGTACAGCTACCGGCACCAGATCACCCCGCTCGCGGACGCCGGATACCGTGCCGTCGCCCCCGACATGCCCGGCTACGGCCGCACCGATCGCCCCCGGGAGATCCAGGAGTACACGAATGTCGCGGTCGCCGAGCGCCTCGTCCGTCTGCTCGATGTGCTCGGGATCGACCGCGCGGTCTTCGTCGGGCACGACTTCGGTGCGCCCGTCGCGTGGACCGTGGCTCTGCGGCATCCGGAGCGCGTGACGGGTCTCGTCCTGCTCGCCGTGCCCTACGCACCCGACCACATGCCGGCGCGGCCCAGCGAGATCTTCCGCGCGCTCGCCGACAAGCACTTCCTTCATCTGCACTACTTCCAGGAACCGGGAGTGGCGGAAGCCGAGCTGGATCCACGGTCTCGCGAATTCCTGCAGCGGCTGTTCTTCGCCCTCTCCGGTGGTTACCGATATCTGGACGTGTGGACCCATCCGTCCGAGGGGCGCGGTTATCTCGACGTGTTGCCCGTTACCCCCGACCTGCCGTGGGACTGGCTCGACGAGGACGAACTCGCGCACTACGCGGCCGAGTTCGCGCGCACCGGATTCGGTGGCGGTCTGTCCTGGTACCGCGCCTACGACGCGAACTGGGAGGTGTCGCGTCCCTACGAAGGCGCGAGTGTGCACGTACCGACACTGTTCGTGGCCGGCGACCGCGATCCGGTCATCACGATGTCGGGGCCGTCGGCGCTCGACCGGATGCGCGCCGCCGTCCCTGATCTGCGGGGTGTGCACCTGCTCGAAGGGGCGGGGCATTTCGTGCAGATGGAGCGCCGCGACGAGGTGAACGAGCTGCTCGTACGCTTCGTCTCCGACGTCGCGCTACCGACGAGAACCGCCGAACAGCCC harbors:
- a CDS encoding SdpI family protein, whose protein sequence is MLIVAVLLFVLALVVGAVGVAALTGKLPRNRWAGVRTPESLRDDDAFALANKVAAPSMLGSAVLLAVGAVASLTLPTVAGIIAVIVTVVAALLTAGAGGSVAARVAAATKPEETAGCGTSCGACSLRGACEPTA
- the leuS gene encoding leucine--tRNA ligase; this encodes MTRPVQTSQQEPGSTPQHRYTAELAGRIEQRWQELWRERGTFHAPNPVGDLAGDVPADKLFVQDMFPYPSGSGLHVGHPLGYIATDVYARFHRMQGRNVLHALGYDAFGLPAEQYAVQTGTHPRTTTEANITNMKRQLGRLGLGHDDRRSVATTDVDFYHWTQWIFLTIYNAWYDREAGRARRISELVAEFEGGTRSLEDGRGWASLSEAERADVIDSYRLVYRSDSLVNWCPGLGTVLANEEVTADGRSERGNFPVFRKNLRQWMMRITAYSDRLIDDLEYLDWPEKVKSMQRNWIGRSHGAQVKFAVAEHDSAIEVFTTRPDTLFGASYVTLAPEHELVDRIAGASWPEGVDERWTGGAADPASAVAAYRASIAAKSDLERQESKEKTGVFLGAYAVNPVNGEKLPIFIADYVLTGYGTGAIMAVPGHDQRDWEFATAFGLPIREVIAGGDVTVEAYTGDGALVNSGLLDGLDVAEAKKTIVAKLEADGAGRGTIQYKLRDWLFARQRYWGEPFPIVYDEQGRAHALPESALPVELPEVEDYAPVSFDPDDADSEPSPPLAKATDWVNVELDLGDGLQRYTRDTNVMPQWAGSSWYQLRYIDPTNSDAFCNKENEAYWTGPRPEAHGPDDPGGVDLYVGGVEHAVLHLLYARFWHKVLFDLGYVTSSEPYRRLFNQGYIQAYAYTDSRGVYVPADEVVERDGTFYWTGPDGEQEVAREYGKMGKSLKNSVGPDQICDDYGADTLRVYEMSMGPLDQSRPWATKDVVGAQRFLQRAWRLVVDEESGDLRVTDESPGDDTLRALNKAVEGVSDDYAHLRDNTAIAKLIEYTNHLTKQYPSGAPRSAVEPLVLMLAPVAPHLAEELWSRLGHTESLAHGPFPVADEKWLVEDTVEYPIQVNGKVRSRITVPADATPDAIEAAALADEKIVDLLGGAAPRKVIVVPGKMVNVVK
- a CDS encoding IF2 family translation initiation factor, whose product is MNLTTLPKSVLRLQYKIARFPLGLIEQQLRFLPTDAPPRLMYERGLGMLDGIVGSVLDDREIATRGALATERADAVKRAEKLDAQAAAEKRAADAELRRTRERAAAEQEAARRDREKEVQQARERAQARAKQAEKEAEQKKAAETAKADQEAAAKRSAAETAKKKDEERIRRAEEEAAEPAKVSLKDAVAKQLEAKEAEERAHDAGEVAEFEKIEHKHP
- a CDS encoding CsbD family protein; translation: MTVAEDSASDKARLGLKQTVVGKAKEVAGALTGNDSLTTEGRLEQEQARQTRKADTLSHMAEAESAEAVERLDAVREAGQQEREAVQHRTEVAESQAEREARIRKQAAELEHQEKVVREQSDAAREATAAEAQARREENAQVTDAAAEVSAAQEDHRAASHDAERARLEAEQERRKAEALDHALTEQDTDERDR
- a CDS encoding alpha/beta hydrolase, with translation MIDAVAFTLDGHAGALAARTWVGEAPRYVALVCHGYGEHCGRYEYVATRLVADGAAVYAVDHVGHGLSDGERVLIDDFEKVVDDFRLLDLTARREHPDLPVVLIGHSMGGMIAARYAQRYGSELAAVVLSGPVLGRWAAADALLAAEEIPDTPIDPSTLSRDPEVGRAYVADPLVWHGPFKRTTVQALKSCIDTITAAGTVDDVPVLWLHGEDDRLVPLDGSATGWSSFAGRGSSSKTYPHARHEIFNETNRDEVLGDVVDFVGAHIQPLESLED
- a CDS encoding nuclear transport factor 2 family protein produces the protein MAPSRDAIRATVENYVKAVATGTVDDVLALYAADATVEDPVGTPVRTTEAEIREFYGVVEPLTQTGGVITLKIAENNAAFVFRLVTHLGEQDLVMEVIDVMTFDDDAKITSMRAFWSQEDMQTVPAS
- a CDS encoding alpha/beta fold hydrolase; amino-acid sequence: MGSRIVEVDGFTWNIDDHGDGPAVVLCHGFPGLGYSYRHQITPLADAGYRAVAPDMPGYGRTDRPREIQEYTNVAVAERLVRLLDVLGIDRAVFVGHDFGAPVAWTVALRHPERVTGLVLLAVPYAPDHMPARPSEIFRALADKHFLHLHYFQEPGVAEAELDPRSREFLQRLFFALSGGYRYLDVWTHPSEGRGYLDVLPVTPDLPWDWLDEDELAHYAAEFARTGFGGGLSWYRAYDANWEVSRPYEGASVHVPTLFVAGDRDPVITMSGPSALDRMRAAVPDLRGVHLLEGAGHFVQMERRDEVNELLVRFVSDVALPTRTAEQPFRRRSST